CATAAGATGCACGGCGAGCATTACGAACTCACCAAGGAAAATGCCGACATCATCAACAAGGCGAAGCGCGAAGGCGGCCGCATTGTAACGGTCGGCACAACAAGTACGCGCGTGATTGAAACGGTTGCCGATGCTAACGGATTCTTGAAACCGCAAAAGGGCGTGACCTATGCGTTCTTCTATCCAGGATACAAGTACAAGATTGTGGACGGCCTTTTAACCAATTTCCATTGGCCAAAGAGCTCTCTTATCTTGCTCGTGTCCGCATTCTATGGTCGCGAAAACACGCTTGATGCATACAAAATGGCCGTAGAGAACAAGCTTAAATTGTTCAGCTACGGCGACGGAATGCTGATATTGTAAGGAATTATTTTGCAGGCGTTTCGGATTCCATTTCGAGCGCTTGCGGAATCTTTTCGTCCTTGCAAAGGATTTCTTCGCGAATCTTAAATGTGAAGTCCTCCAGGTTGTTTTCAAACATCTTCTGGAAGGGCTTCTTTTTTTGTACGCGTTCCAAGGCGCAAGAGCAATAGTTGATGCGCTGGATTAGCTTCACGTCGTCTGTCGGCGTGTCGTGCGAGAAAACGCATTCGTGCATGATGGCGTATTCCATGGAACGGTCGTAACGGAACTTGCATTTGTTCGGAAGGTCCGGCTGTGCTGCAATTTTCTCGATGATCTTTTCCGTCGGAATTTTGCTGCTAAACCAGTTGTTGGCCTGGTAGCCTAAGAAAAAGAACAGCAGGCAGACGATGATGCGGATGGTGTTTCTTCTGCGGTAAGCCATTCTGTTGAAACTGCGTTCCAGAGCGGCAAACGTCATGGTCGCATGTTTCTTGACTTCGTTCAAATCATCGTTATCGCTGTTGTTTACGTTATTGTTGTTTTCAATCATGCTTCTTCAAGTGCCCATACTTCTGGATAGGTGCGGTACGTATTTGCATAGTCGAGACCGTAACCTACCACAAATTTATCTTCAATTTCAAAACCAACGAAGTCGGCATGGTAATTCACCGTTCGTCTTGATTCCTTGTTCAACAGTACGCAAGTCGTGATGGAGGCGGGGGAGTAATCCGCGAGGGCTTTCACGAGGGAATACATCGTGTTGCCAGTGTCTAGAATGTCGTCAATCAGCAAAACGCGCTTGCCTTTGATGTCGAGATCTTCAAGGCCCGAAATATGGACGTTTGCGT
This genomic window from Fibrobacter sp. UWB2 contains:
- the hpt gene encoding hypoxanthine phosphoribosyltransferase; the encoded protein is MYKLPSAPLITAQEINARVDSLASELKAFDFDVILSALTGSYMFTADLSRRIATPKLRIAFIKASSYGESDKPNANVHISGLEDLDIKGKRVLLIDDILDTGNTMYSLVKALADYSPASITTCVLLNKESRRTVNYHADFVGFEIEDKFVVGYGLDYANTYRTYPEVWALEEA